AAGCCATGCCATCGTCGAGCAGCATCTGCGCGACCTTCAACTGATCGTTGGCGCTCACTGACATGCCGCCGCCCCAATGCGAGCCGCCGGGCACCGATTGCACGCGTTTTCCACCCACGTCGAGCCATGCGTCATCGTAGCCAACCCATTGCCAGTTCTCGCTTGCGCCAACGGGCCGCATGATCGTCTCGCGAAATACTTCGGGTAACGAACGACCGAACAGATGCAGCAGCGCGAGCGAGAGCTGATTGATGCGCACGTCGTTGTATTCCCAATACGTGCCTGGCGCCTGCAACGGGCGCAAATCGCCCTTTTTGCCGTTGGGCGGCTCGCCGAACGTGACGGCGCGATAGTGATCGGCTTGATCGGAAAGGCCGAAGCACTTGCCTTGCCATTCGCTCGTCTGTTGCAGCAGGTGCGTCCAGGTGACCGGTGCATTGTGCTCATCGTCGAAGCCGATGCCCGGCACGCGCGCGCGTATGGGCTCGTCGGGATCGGGCAGAAGCCCCCGGTCATGCGCCACGCCCGCGAGCAGCGCCAGATACGTCTTGGCGATGCTGAAAGTCAGATCGGGCCGGTCGGGCTCGCCCCATTGCGCGAGCAGGCGCCCGTCCACGGCAATGGCGCCGGACACAGGGCCGCGATCGTGGATAGGGCCGAGCAAGCGGTTCCACGGCGGCGGATCGTTCACGTGCACGCCGAAGTTGCCATCGGCGTTGCGGTCCCATGCCGATTCGTGATCGACGGAAAACTGAATGGCGTCCTGAACTTCCTTCGGCAATTCGTGTTGCATACGTGCGTGTTTCCCTTTTGTGTTCCTGTACGGCGCCGGTTCAACGGGCGCCCAGTTTTACGCGTGCCCACGTCAGCGTAGCTAGGCTCAGCACGGCTGCGAACATCAGCCAGATTCCCGGCGCGAGATTATTACCCGTCGCCGCAATGAGCGAGGCGACGGCCAGCGGCGTGAAGCCGCCGAACGCGGTCGTGCCGACGTTGTAGGCGAGCGCCATGCCCGTGGTGCGCGTGCGCGTGGGGAAGAAACTCGCCATGAGCGCCGGAATCGAGGCGAAATACGTGACCTTCAACACCGCGATCCAGATCACGGCGGCCAGCAGCGTGGGCAGCGAAGGATGCGCGTTCACGAGCATGAACGCCGGATAGACCGTGAGCAGGAACAGCACGCCCGCCACGAACATGATGCGCGTGCGGCCGATCTTGTCGGACCAGTGGCCCACAATCGGCGTGAGCACGATGGCGATCAGACCGGCCACGAGCGTGGCGATAAAGCCCGACGAGGGCGCAAGACCGAGTTGCCGCGCGGCATAGGTCGGCATGTAGAGAAGCACGTATTGCGCTGATGTGGTCAAAATCAGCACGCCAATCGATGCAATCACTTGCGCCTTTTGCGTGGCGAACAATTCACGCACGGGCGACTCGGCTTTTTCGACGCGCTCGAATTCGGGCGTTTCGTCCATGCGTCTGCGGATATAGAGACCCACCGGCCCAATTAGCACACCGAACAGGAATGGAATGCGCCAGCCCCAGCTCTCGAGCTGCGGTTGCGTGAGCGCGCCCGTGAGCACAGCGCCGAACAAGGAGACGAGCAGCGTGCTCGCACCCTGGCTCGAAAACTGCCAGCTCGACATGAAGCCGCTGCGCTGCGGCGCGTGCTCGACCAGGAAGGCGGTGGAACTGCCAAACTCGCCGCCTGCCGAAAAGCCTTGCACAAGACGCGACGCAAAAATGCCGATGGGCGCGAGGATGCCGATCGTCGCATAAGTGGGCATGAGCGCGACCATGCCGGTGCCGATCGTCATCATCGCAATGGAGAGCGTGAGCGATGCCTTGCGGCCCTTGCGGTCGCTATACGAGCCGAGCACGAGCGCGCCGAACGGCCGCGCGAGATACGAGAGCGCGAATGTGCCGAGTGTCAGCAGCAACGAGATCGTCGCGTTGTGAACGGGGAAGAAGAGCTTGGAGAGCGTCGTGGCGAAGTAGCCGTACGCGAGCAGGTCGTAGAACTCGAGCGCATTGCCGATCGAAGTCGCGATGATGAGCCGCGAGACGTTCTTGCCGGAAGTGCTTTGCGCGGGCTCGGACCAGGGTTCGCTGCCGTGATGCGCGGGAAGGGAATCGATGCTCATTGCGACGTCCTCATGCAAGCGTTGGCGGATGCGGTGCGGGGTTGGACGCGCCGGCTTCTCTTGCGCCGAGGTCCCAGAAGAGGCCAGCCATGATGCGCAGTCCGTCGCGCACGACCGGGCCGAGCAGGTGTTCGTTCGGCGCGTGCTGCGAGCAGCCTGGATACGAATGCGGCACCCACAGCGTGGGCATGCCGAGCACCTCGGCGAATACGTCGTTAGGGAGCGTGCCGCCCAGGTTCGGCAGCAGCACGGGTTCGGCTCCCGTGGTCTCGCGCAGCGAACGCAGCGCCCATTGCACCCAGGCGTTATCGGGATCGACACGCGTGGCCGGCGCGCCGCGCTCCACGTCGAGTTCGATCATGCCGAAGCCGTGCGCGTCGAGGTGCGCGCGGACGATGGCTTCTAGGTTCTGCCAGTCCGTGCCGACGACGAAGCGAATCTGCATGTAAGCGATGGCGTGCGGCGGAATTGCGTTCACCGGCTTTTCGGGGTTGCCGGTGCGAAACGCGAGCACTTCGAGATTGTTCCAGCCGAATACGCGCTCGGTGGGCGTGAGGCCGGGCTCGCCGTAGTCGCGATCGACTTCGGGCTCGCCCGCATTGCCGCCCACGCGAATATCCGCAAGCGCGCGGCGCACCGATTCCGGAATGGGCGGCGGGCGCAGGCCTTCCACGAGAATCTTGCCGTTCGCATCGGCCATCGAGGCAATCGCGTTCGCGAGCACGACGCCCGGATTGCGCAAGAGGCCGCCCCAGTTGCCCGAATGATGGCCGCCTTCGCGTAGCGTCAGTTCGAGCTTGAAATTGACGAGACCGCGCGAGCCGAGAAAGATCGTCGGGCGGTGCGCGCTCAGGCGCGGGCCGTCGGAGGCGATCAGCACGTCGGCGGCGAGTTCGTCGCGCAACCGCGTGCAGAGTTCATGCAAGCCCGGTGAGCCGACTTCCTCGCCGGTTTCGAAGAGCAGCTTGAGGTTGAAGCCGAGCTTGCCGCCGCGCGCATCGAGCACGGCCTTGAGCGCCGCGAGATTGATACTGTGCTGCCCTTTGTTGTCGGCGGTGCCGCGGCCGTACCAGCGCTCGCCGTCCACGGTCACATCCCACGGTGTGAGACCCGTGCGCCATTGCGCGTCGTAGCCGCGCACCACGTCGCCATGGCCGTAGCTGAGCACGGTGGGCAGCGCATCGTCTTCGTGACGATGGGCAATCAGGAACGGGCCCGCGCCTTGGGCGGGATTCTCGACGACGCGGCAGGTGAAACCCCAATCGACCAGGAGCGGCGTGAGCTCCTCGTCCAGATAGCCGCGCAGGCGCTCGCCGCTGTCGGGTTCCTGGCTCTCGGTGCGATACGCCACGCGGCGGCGCAGATCGTTCAGGAAGTGGCCGCAATCGTATTGACCGGCTGCGGTTTGAATGGCGGTGTCACGGGTCAACGCATGTCTCCCTGTTTTAAGGCAGTCGACCGATGCTGCCGCCGCCGATATTTCTGCACAATTACAATATTTGTGATCTATCTTTGCCGAATCGGCAAAGCGAACGAGACCACGCTCATCGACATGGACAACACCGCACTGCGCTATTTTCTGGAAGTCGCCCGCAGCGGCTCGCTGAGCAAGGCGTCCGAAAGGCTTTACGTGGCCATTTCGGCGCTCAGCCGCCAGATCGCCCGGCTCGAAGAGGAACTCGGTACGCCGCTGTTCGAGCGGCGCCCGCGCGGCATGGTGCTGAGCGAGGCGGGGCGCATGCTCGCCGAGCACGCGCGGCGCAGCCTGCTCGAAACGGATCGCGTGGTCGGCGAGATTCGGGGCTTAAGCGAGGGCGGCCGCGCGACCATACGCGTTGCGAGTTCCGAAGGTCTCGCGCCAGATTTTCTGCCGCAGGTTTTCGCGCACTTTCTCAAAACCTGGCCGCAAACGCATTTTCAGCTGGACGTGTCGGCGCCTTCTGTTGCAACGCAGCGTGTGAGAGAGGGCACGGCCGATATCGCGCTGTGCTTCAGCCTCGCCCCGGAGAAAGAAATTGCCGTGCACTATTCGCAGCGCGCACCGATCTTTGCGCTCATGCGGCGCGATCATCCGCTGGCGTCGCGCGAGTCGCTTTCATTGCGTGATTTGATCCCGTGGCCGGTCGCCATGAACAACCAGGGCGTGACGATCCGGCAGCTCGTCGACATTGCATGCAGCCTCGACGGGTTGATCTTCGAGCCGGTGTTCGTCAGCAACTACCATGTCGCACTGCAACGATTCGTACGCCTGACCGATGCCGTGACGTTCACCGGCTTTCTGACCGTGCGCGGCCGCCTGGAGGTGGAGGGGCTTGCCGCTGTGACGCTGACGAACCCGGAGCTGCATCAGCGCACGCTGCAGATCCAGACGATGGCGGGCCGCACGCTGCCGCAGACCATGCAGGCTTTTGTCGACCTGCTCACGCGCGCGATCGACGACGAGGATTTCGCGTGCGGCTGATTGCGCTTAAGACGTGAGCCCGGCGGCAAGCCTTGCCGCGAGCCTGCGCATGCCGGCGAAAACGGCGTCCGCAACGTCTTCGGGAAAGCCGGCGGGAATGTGCGCCGAGACGGCTTCGATCACGTGCGGCGTTTGCGCCGCCACCTGCGCGAGCATCGCTTCGACGTCCGCTGCGGCGAATCCCACTCGCTGGCCTTGCGCGATCCAGTGCCGGGGATAGATCTCCTCGACGCGATAGTGGCGGTTGCGCCCGCACACGGCCATCGCGAGGCTCACGCGTTGCGGCGCAATATGATTGCGGCCCCGGCCGACTACGGGGTGCGCGCTCAGCACGTCATAGAGTGGCGTAGCGGCGTACTCGCTGCCGGGCAGCAGCGCGATGCTGTAGTTCTTCGCGTGGCCGTCCGTTGCCGCGAGCAGCCAGAAAATGATTTGCGTGACGAAGAAGTGGCGGCGGTCGGCCGCGGCCTGCGCGGAGCCGTCCAGCACTTGCATGATCGCGTCGATGCCCGGGCCGCCGTCGGCTTCGTATTTGGCGAGCCCGGAGGTGCCTGTGGCCTGGCACAGATCTTCCTGCGGCAGGCGCACGATCCATTTGCCGTCGCTGGCAAGACGCCGGTCGAAACGCTCCACGACCAACGCCTTCATGTCCTCGAATTGCGCGATTTCGCACGGCGCGACGGGCAAGCCATAGGCCGCGATGATCTGCGTGCATAGCCACTCGTTTTCCACCGAGGTGCGCATGTCGGCGCGCATGTTGCCGACGAGGCCGAGCGGCAGCTTCAGGATGTGCGTGGTCGGCGTGCTGCCTTCGGGCAGCAGCCACTTGCCGCCATGCCACAGCAGCGCGGTCTTTTCCTGCGCTCCGGCGATGGACAGCCGCAGGCTGTCCACGGAATCGTGCTCGCCCGCGTGCGGGGTGGCGGTGGTTTCGCGCAGCAGTTGCGCGATGTCGCCTTCGCTCAGGGCGCGCCCCTTGATGGTCCTCAGGCTCTCGGGCGCAGCGCCTGCGGGGAGAATCTGCAGCGCGCCCACACAATCGCGGCCGAGCGCCGCGAGCAATTCGAACGGCGAGGTGCCGCCTGTCTGGTAGCGCGCGGCGATGCGTCTGCGAATGCGGTCGCTGTCCGGCAGCAGATTGTCGAAATAGTCCGCGACGATCTGGCCGCGGTAGGGCTGGTTGCCGGGCGTAAACGGCAGCGAGAGCGAGAGGGGGCGGCCTTGCTCGTCGTCGAGCCAGTTGTCGAGGTAGACAAGGCGTTCGTTGCCGCGCGCGCTCTCCCAGTAGCCCACGGGCAGGCCGTTCATCCACAGGTCGAGCCGGTTGGGTAGACGTGGGCGTGCGCTCACCAGTTCTCCCTCGGCTTGCGGCGCGTAGCCAACTGGCGCGGCGGGACTTCGGCGGCCGGCTTGGCGCGGGCGCCTGCTCGAGTGCTTTTGCGGGCGGCCGGGGGCTTGGCCCCGCTCGACATCTTCGCTGCGGCCGCGGGCGCTTTTGCCGCGACCGGCGATGCCGTGGTGTCAGGTGCGCCGAGCTTGATTTCGACGTCGACGAGCCGCAGCACCCGAACGAGCCGTTCGACGCTCGCCGCTTCGGGATTCGCCTCGAACGCGGCGTAGCTTTGCTGCGAGATGCCGAGCCGTGCGGCCACGTCTTTCTGGGTGAGGCCGGCTTTCTTGCGGAAGCCGACGAGAATCGGGCGCAGTTGGCTCAGCGTTTTGAGGGGGTAGTCCACGGCAACTCCGGCGGCTAGATGCGGATGCAAACGGAAACAACGGCCGATGCAAACGGAAACGCGCGGCGCAATGGAATACAGTCTATACGCTGTAAAGCAAAAATACAAACCATAGGTTGTAATTCGAAAATACAGTCTATAGATTGTATCCGATGCCGGTCGAGTGTGCCCGCGACTATGGAGCGCCGATCAAGCCGAAATTGCAAATCTGCAACTAACTGTCTGGCGCCGGGTTATCCCGCCCGGCCGCTTCGCGGCCAGAGCGGTCTGCCTTCAGGCTATCGAGCCGGTCTCCAGCATGCTCGGGAGACCGGGAATCCGCTTAACGTTCGGCGCCTTGCATCGGCTCGCCAAGCACGAACGGTCCGCCCTGATACCGCTGCGCGGCGTCGGCGAGCTCGGCGTTCGGCGCGACCGCCGGGAAGCGCTCAGCGTACGGCGCCGAGCTATCGCGCGGCCGGTAGCCGAGGAAACCCGCCTTGCCGTTGTCCCACCAGCTTGCCGGGTTGTCCGACACGCCATACACGATCGCATGACCCACGCGGTTGGTGAACAGCGAGCAGCGCACGAGTTCGATGAAGTCGCGATAGCTCAGGAACGTGACGAGCATGCGTGCGTTCTTCGGTTCTTCGAACGACGAACCAATGCGCAGACAGACCGTTTCCATGCCGAAGCGATCGAAGTAATAGCGCGACAGCGATTCGCCGAAGCATTTCGTCACGCCATACAAGCTGTCCGGCCGGTGTGCGGCATCGGTATCGAGCACGCTCGTGACCGGGTGGAAGCCCGTGACGTGATTGGAACTCGCGTAGACGATGCGCTTGATGCCGTGCTTGCGCGCGGCTTCGTAGAGGTTGTAAGTACCGCGAATGTTGGCTTCGAGCAGATCGTCGAACGGTGCGTCGATGGAGATGCCGCCCAGGTGCACGATCGCATCCACGCCTTCCACGAGTTGCATGACCGCCTCGCGATCCGAGAGGTCGACGCGATGCGCTTCCTCGTGCGGCGCCGCCTCGCCCAAATCCGTGATGTCGCTCACGCGAACGACGTCGGCCCAGTTCGCGAGCGCCCCGCGCAACTGACGGCCCAGATTGCCGCCCGCGCCGGTAAGAAGAAGGCGGCCGAACGGTTTGGCGGAAAGTGAGTGTTGCGACATCGGGGCTCCCTCGGATTTATTTTGATATTGATAGACACATGGAAAACGTTTTCCGAATATAGCCACCGGCAATCGCAGCGTCAATGGAGGAATACCTGCTTCGAATACGGGGTTCACCCCAGGTCCGTTTCTGCGACAATGCTCGCCGTCGATCCTCCCAGGCGTTGCCAACCTATGAAAAGTGGTTCCCCGACGATTCGCGATGTCGCCGCGATGGCCGGCGTCTCGGTCGCGACGGTCTCGAAGTACGTGAACGGCACGCAACGCTTTTCG
This genomic window from Paraburkholderia acidiphila contains:
- a CDS encoding helix-turn-helix transcriptional regulator, which encodes MDYPLKTLSQLRPILVGFRKKAGLTQKDVAARLGISQQSYAAFEANPEAASVERLVRVLRLVDVEIKLGAPDTTASPVAAKAPAAAAKMSSGAKPPAARKSTRAGARAKPAAEVPPRQLATRRKPRENW
- a CDS encoding serine hydrolase domain-containing protein; this translates as MQHELPKEVQDAIQFSVDHESAWDRNADGNFGVHVNDPPPWNRLLGPIHDRGPVSGAIAVDGRLLAQWGEPDRPDLTFSIAKTYLALLAGVAHDRGLLPDPDEPIRARVPGIGFDDEHNAPVTWTHLLQQTSEWQGKCFGLSDQADHYRAVTFGEPPNGKKGDLRPLQAPGTYWEYNDVRINQLSLALLHLFGRSLPEVFRETIMRPVGASENWQWVGYDDAWLDVGGKRVQSVPGGSHWGGGMSVSANDQLKVAQMLLDDGMASGRRVLSSEWIARMRAPCPLAPFYGFLVWLNSERRMFPSVPASSYFGVGAGSSFMWIEPERKIALIVRWLDSQFADAFFGKMLHAVDAVCAR
- a CDS encoding M20 family metallopeptidase, with translation MTRDTAIQTAAGQYDCGHFLNDLRRRVAYRTESQEPDSGERLRGYLDEELTPLLVDWGFTCRVVENPAQGAGPFLIAHRHEDDALPTVLSYGHGDVVRGYDAQWRTGLTPWDVTVDGERWYGRGTADNKGQHSINLAALKAVLDARGGKLGFNLKLLFETGEEVGSPGLHELCTRLRDELAADVLIASDGPRLSAHRPTIFLGSRGLVNFKLELTLREGGHHSGNWGGLLRNPGVVLANAIASMADANGKILVEGLRPPPIPESVRRALADIRVGGNAGEPEVDRDYGEPGLTPTERVFGWNNLEVLAFRTGNPEKPVNAIPPHAIAYMQIRFVVGTDWQNLEAIVRAHLDAHGFGMIELDVERGAPATRVDPDNAWVQWALRSLRETTGAEPVLLPNLGGTLPNDVFAEVLGMPTLWVPHSYPGCSQHAPNEHLLGPVVRDGLRIMAGLFWDLGAREAGASNPAPHPPTLA
- a CDS encoding LysR family transcriptional regulator — encoded protein: MDNTALRYFLEVARSGSLSKASERLYVAISALSRQIARLEEELGTPLFERRPRGMVLSEAGRMLAEHARRSLLETDRVVGEIRGLSEGGRATIRVASSEGLAPDFLPQVFAHFLKTWPQTHFQLDVSAPSVATQRVREGTADIALCFSLAPEKEIAVHYSQRAPIFALMRRDHPLASRESLSLRDLIPWPVAMNNQGVTIRQLVDIACSLDGLIFEPVFVSNYHVALQRFVRLTDAVTFTGFLTVRGRLEVEGLAAVTLTNPELHQRTLQIQTMAGRTLPQTMQAFVDLLTRAIDDEDFACG
- a CDS encoding type II toxin-antitoxin system HipA family toxin codes for the protein MSARPRLPNRLDLWMNGLPVGYWESARGNERLVYLDNWLDDEQGRPLSLSLPFTPGNQPYRGQIVADYFDNLLPDSDRIRRRIAARYQTGGTSPFELLAALGRDCVGALQILPAGAAPESLRTIKGRALSEGDIAQLLRETTATPHAGEHDSVDSLRLSIAGAQEKTALLWHGGKWLLPEGSTPTTHILKLPLGLVGNMRADMRTSVENEWLCTQIIAAYGLPVAPCEIAQFEDMKALVVERFDRRLASDGKWIVRLPQEDLCQATGTSGLAKYEADGGPGIDAIMQVLDGSAQAAADRRHFFVTQIIFWLLAATDGHAKNYSIALLPGSEYAATPLYDVLSAHPVVGRGRNHIAPQRVSLAMAVCGRNRHYRVEEIYPRHWIAQGQRVGFAAADVEAMLAQVAAQTPHVIEAVSAHIPAGFPEDVADAVFAGMRRLAARLAAGLTS
- a CDS encoding NAD-dependent epimerase/dehydratase family protein → MSQHSLSAKPFGRLLLTGAGGNLGRQLRGALANWADVVRVSDITDLGEAAPHEEAHRVDLSDREAVMQLVEGVDAIVHLGGISIDAPFDDLLEANIRGTYNLYEAARKHGIKRIVYASSNHVTGFHPVTSVLDTDAAHRPDSLYGVTKCFGESLSRYYFDRFGMETVCLRIGSSFEEPKNARMLVTFLSYRDFIELVRCSLFTNRVGHAIVYGVSDNPASWWDNGKAGFLGYRPRDSSAPYAERFPAVAPNAELADAAQRYQGGPFVLGEPMQGAER
- a CDS encoding MFS transporter — encoded protein: MSIDSLPAHHGSEPWSEPAQSTSGKNVSRLIIATSIGNALEFYDLLAYGYFATTLSKLFFPVHNATISLLLTLGTFALSYLARPFGALVLGSYSDRKGRKASLTLSIAMMTIGTGMVALMPTYATIGILAPIGIFASRLVQGFSAGGEFGSSTAFLVEHAPQRSGFMSSWQFSSQGASTLLVSLFGAVLTGALTQPQLESWGWRIPFLFGVLIGPVGLYIRRRMDETPEFERVEKAESPVRELFATQKAQVIASIGVLILTTSAQYVLLYMPTYAARQLGLAPSSGFIATLVAGLIAIVLTPIVGHWSDKIGRTRIMFVAGVLFLLTVYPAFMLVNAHPSLPTLLAAVIWIAVLKVTYFASIPALMASFFPTRTRTTGMALAYNVGTTAFGGFTPLAVASLIAATGNNLAPGIWLMFAAVLSLATLTWARVKLGAR